Genomic window (Equus asinus isolate D_3611 breed Donkey chromosome 13, EquAss-T2T_v2, whole genome shotgun sequence):
TCCTCCCAGAACTCGTTGTATCCTCCATTAATGGAGTGGCTACTGGTTGCATTTCTTtagtctcttcctcctcctcagtctGTATACAAGGTCTTTCAATAAATTTATCCCTCTGAAAGGACATTTCTGAATTTCTAATGTGTTTTTCCAACATCTTAGGCACCTCCTGTCCAACTGGATAGAGACAACGATGGTGGGGCCTTAAATCAAGAGTTAATTCTTTTACTCTATTTGCATATCTTAAAGTGTTGAGGGTGTTTTCGCAAGAGGTCATCCCTGGAGAAATAGTAGCAATCATGCAAGTGGAGGAGTTCTGGCCTATGAAGGAGTCCCGGAGCACCTGTGTGAGTTTGCTGGCTCTGAATGGCGTATGGGACTTGTGCTGACCCAAAGCCCGAATGCATTCTTTGAGAGCCAGGAGACTCTTATTGATCTCCGCCCCTTCCAGCTGCCTTTTCCGGTTGGCCTTGGCAGTGTCTGCTCCCCTTTCGTTCCCAGCTAAGTCAACGAGGGAAAACTTGCCGTGCAGTTTCCCTCGCGACTTTAGAATGATCTGGAAGATGGCGTGGCTCCTGGAAGAGTGGGCGTTGACAGAGGTCTGTCCTGAAGTCCGGCAGCTGTTCCCTAGTTCCACGAGGTGCAGCACGTCCTCCACACAACATACCTCCTGTTCCTGCAGCCCGACCACCTGGATTTGCTGATTGCCATCCTCAAGGACTTGCAACTTCTTCTTCCAGTTCAACAAATCATACACCTTGCCCCCGTAAATCTCAAAAAAGCTCCCATAGACTTTGAGGTCTAGCTTCTCATAAGTCAAGGTTTTGAGTAGGAAGAAGACATCCTGCGCCACCAGGGCATAAATGCCTTTAGAACAATCTTGGTCCCTTCCAGAAAAAGTTCCGCCCATCGTATGCGTTTTCCCACTGCCCGTCTGCCCATAGGCAAAGCAGGTGGCCATGCCCTTGCGGAAGATGGACTCCACCAGTGGCTGGGCAGTGAACTGGTACACTAACTCGTTGGAGGCGGTGTCATCGAAGGCATGATCGAAGCAAAAGATCTGGTTCTCCAGGTAGCGAGTGAGGTCCACCTTTTGCTTGGACTCGTGTACCATGACCACGTTGTTGGAGGGGATGGTGATGATATCCAGGTCCTTCATGGTGGTCTCTTGCTGGCTGAGAGGCCGCTTTCTCACGCAGACGCAGATGCGATGGTCTTCCCGCGGTTCCAGGAGGGACACCTTGCTGAGGTCCAGGTGCCTGCGGTACTCTTCGATCATGCACAACATCTCGTAGTTGGGGTTTCCCGTGTTGACTCTGAGGGCACGTTGGGCTCTGATCTCCATCTGCAGCTGCCTGCGCTTCTCCCGCTGCTTTTGCAGTTTCTCAACTTCCCG
Coding sequences:
- the KIF2B gene encoding kinesin-like protein KIF2B; amino-acid sequence: MASQLCFPVAPHLSSSKPLKPHFGVQLGLCVAIQRSDGRIHHAVVTEIKRENAWVAVEWVEKGVKKGKKVDLETIFLLNPALVSVEQPPPSRSLPSLSLGPSSAIGDQRKATRWIATIPQKNETPSGDSLTVRVPSNPCLMKQKKSPCLREVEKLQKQREKRRQLQMEIRAQRALRVNTGNPNYEMLCMIEEYRRHLDLSKVSLLEPREDHRICVCVRKRPLSQQETTMKDLDIITIPSNNVVMVHESKQKVDLTRYLENQIFCFDHAFDDTASNELVYQFTAQPLVESIFRKGMATCFAYGQTGSGKTHTMGGTFSGRDQDCSKGIYALVAQDVFFLLKTLTYEKLDLKVYGSFFEIYGGKVYDLLNWKKKLQVLEDGNQQIQVVGLQEQEVCCVEDVLHLVELGNSCRTSGQTSVNAHSSRSHAIFQIILKSRGKLHGKFSLVDLAGNERGADTAKANRKRQLEGAEINKSLLALKECIRALGQHKSHTPFRASKLTQVLRDSFIGQNSSTCMIATISPGMTSCENTLNTLRYANRVKELTLDLRPHHRCLYPVGQEVPKMLEKHIRNSEMSFQRDKFIERPCIQTEEEEETKEMQPVATPLMEDTTSSGRKSSQWPGTNIQDTADGVNYDVDLCIAQLLSILEQKVDILAEIQKKLKLLRADFQKKSKSSEATGKGSDLK